A single region of the Gephyromycinifex aptenodytis genome encodes:
- a CDS encoding LysR family transcriptional regulator ArgP has product MQLDQLRTLVAVIDEGSFEAAADELRVTPSAVSQRIKALEKSVGQIVVRRSTPCEPTQAGIALLRMARQVQTLEIEMRDALGSDGSARAMFPLAVNADSLATWFAPVLAQVARWEDTGLHLHVEDQDHTAHLLRRGEITAAVTTQARPVGGCRSEPLGRMRYVPVAAPSLHERFVAGGVVAWDRLPVLRFNVKDALQERALLQRGVQTPPPSHTIPSSEGMLVAVLAGLGWAMMPELQVDAALRAGALVLLETRRHEDVELYWQSWALESRRLTRLGEVVRAAAADTLRGGNRRHF; this is encoded by the coding sequence ATGCAGTTGGACCAGTTGCGCACCCTGGTAGCGGTCATCGATGAAGGCTCTTTCGAGGCGGCCGCCGATGAACTGCGGGTGACGCCGTCGGCAGTCAGCCAACGCATCAAGGCGCTGGAGAAATCGGTCGGGCAGATTGTCGTGCGCCGCAGCACGCCGTGCGAACCCACGCAGGCAGGGATCGCGCTGCTGCGGATGGCTCGCCAGGTGCAGACCTTGGAGATCGAGATGCGCGACGCACTCGGCTCAGACGGATCCGCTCGTGCGATGTTCCCGCTGGCCGTGAACGCGGATTCGTTGGCGACCTGGTTCGCCCCTGTTCTGGCTCAGGTGGCCCGATGGGAGGACACCGGTCTCCACCTGCACGTGGAGGATCAAGACCACACGGCACACCTGCTGCGCCGGGGCGAGATCACCGCAGCGGTCACCACGCAAGCCCGTCCGGTGGGCGGGTGCCGCAGTGAACCACTCGGCCGGATGCGGTACGTCCCGGTGGCTGCGCCGAGTCTGCATGAGCGTTTCGTCGCAGGCGGTGTGGTGGCGTGGGACAGGCTGCCCGTGCTGCGTTTCAACGTCAAAGACGCGCTGCAAGAGCGTGCCCTCCTCCAGCGAGGGGTGCAGACGCCTCCGCCCTCGCACACCATCCCGTCTTCGGAAGGGATGCTGGTCGCCGTGCTGGCGGGCCTGGGGTGGGCGATGATGCCCGAGCTCCAAGTGGACGCTGCTTTACGCGCCGGGGCCCTGGTGTTGCTGGAGACCCGACGCCACGAGGACGTGGAGTTGTATTGGCAGAGCTGGGCGTTGGAATCCCGCCGGCTGACGCGGTTGGGCGAGGTCGTGCGAGCCGCCGCAGCCGACACGCTGCGCGGCGGAAACCGTCGGCACTTCTGA
- a CDS encoding L-lactate dehydrogenase, whose product MKYVANKVVLIGTGAVGMGYAYALVNQGICDELVLTDINETKSRGEVVDLNHGAAWAPSPVSVSFGGYQECSDAAIVVIAAGAAQKPGQTRLELVDVNMHIFSDIVARVMDTGFDGIILVATNPVDILTYATWRFSGLPKEQVIGSGTILDTARLRFNLAQYFEVATQNVHALIIGEHGDSELPVWSSASVAGRSLPKRIAAHPQIAPDLDEIFVRTRDAAYGIIEAKGSTSYGIGMGLARITRAILGNQKVTLPVSALLEGEYGHEGVFIGVPASIGRRGVREVMQLDLEPEEQEKFDASVATLRAVQDPFWTTSA is encoded by the coding sequence ATGAAGTATGTCGCTAATAAGGTCGTCCTTATCGGTACCGGCGCGGTCGGGATGGGGTATGCCTACGCGCTGGTCAATCAAGGTATCTGCGACGAACTCGTGCTGACCGACATCAACGAGACCAAGTCCCGCGGCGAGGTCGTTGACCTCAACCACGGCGCCGCCTGGGCGCCCTCCCCCGTCTCGGTGAGTTTCGGCGGCTATCAGGAGTGTTCCGACGCGGCGATCGTCGTTATCGCAGCGGGGGCAGCCCAGAAGCCGGGTCAGACCAGGCTCGAGCTCGTCGACGTCAACATGCATATTTTTTCCGACATCGTCGCCCGGGTGATGGACACCGGTTTCGACGGGATCATCCTGGTGGCGACCAACCCGGTCGACATCCTCACCTACGCGACGTGGCGCTTCTCCGGGTTGCCGAAGGAGCAGGTCATCGGCTCGGGCACGATCCTGGACACGGCACGCCTGCGGTTCAACCTGGCGCAGTATTTCGAGGTCGCGACCCAGAACGTGCATGCGCTCATCATCGGCGAGCATGGCGATTCGGAACTGCCGGTGTGGAGTTCGGCCTCGGTCGCGGGTCGTTCGCTGCCCAAACGGATCGCGGCTCACCCGCAGATCGCGCCCGATCTCGACGAGATCTTCGTGCGCACCCGCGACGCCGCTTACGGAATCATCGAGGCCAAAGGCTCCACCAGCTACGGCATCGGGATGGGGTTGGCCAGGATCACCCGGGCGATCCTCGGGAACCAGAAGGTCACGCTGCCGGTCTCGGCGCTGCTCGAAGGCGAGTACGGGCACGAGGGCGTCTTCATCGGGGTGCCGGCCAGCATCGGGCGCCGCGGCGTGCGCGAGGTGATGCAGCTCGACCTGGAACCCGAGGAACAAGAAAAGTTCGATGCCAGCGTTGCGACCTTGCGCGCGGTTCAGGACCCGTTCTGGACCACCTCCGCCTGA
- a CDS encoding dienelactone hydrolase family protein has protein sequence MTTIVLFHHAQGLTPGISELGRKIGGRGHVVHTPDYFEGRTFDNILEGYAYVQERGFDSYDQWAEQKVAELPTDAVYIGVSLGVRAAQRLAQTRSGARGAILIEACLPPDEFGTQWPDEVPVQIHGAQDDPLFALEGDLQAAQALIEAHAATDLHTYPGDKHLFCDSSLPGYDAEATDLLVERVRSFVSRV, from the coding sequence GTGACCACGATCGTCCTGTTCCATCACGCGCAAGGGCTCACCCCAGGCATCAGCGAACTCGGCCGAAAGATCGGCGGCCGGGGCCATGTCGTGCATACCCCGGACTATTTCGAGGGGCGCACCTTCGACAACATCCTCGAGGGCTACGCCTACGTCCAGGAGCGCGGCTTCGACAGTTACGACCAATGGGCCGAGCAGAAGGTGGCTGAGTTACCCACGGACGCGGTCTACATCGGCGTCTCCCTGGGGGTTAGAGCCGCCCAGCGGCTCGCGCAAACGCGTTCAGGGGCGCGGGGCGCGATCCTCATCGAGGCTTGCCTGCCTCCGGATGAGTTCGGCACACAATGGCCCGATGAGGTGCCGGTCCAGATTCATGGCGCTCAGGACGACCCGCTGTTCGCGTTGGAAGGTGACCTGCAAGCAGCGCAGGCACTCATCGAGGCGCACGCAGCGACCGATCTGCACACCTACCCCGGAGACAAGCACTTGTTCTGCGATTCTTCGCTGCCGGGCTACGACGCTGAGGCCACCGATCTGCTGGTCGAACGAGTCCGCTCGTTCGTCAGCCGCGTCTGA
- a CDS encoding LysE/ArgO family amino acid transporter gives MATVEPMVSIWGVGLMTGLALIVAIGAQNAFVLRQGIRREHIGAVVLICLLSDVALILGGTAGVGALVSRFPLVLDVFRWAGAGYLLWWAARSFLSALRPRVLQADAPRSRGSVILTTLALTWLNPHVYLDTVVLLGSLANQYGTARWVFAGGAVCGSALWFTALGYGARALSGVLDNSRTWRVIDAVIGVVMLLLAINLLRG, from the coding sequence ATGGCTACCGTCGAGCCCATGGTGAGCATCTGGGGCGTAGGCCTCATGACCGGGCTGGCGTTGATCGTGGCGATCGGCGCGCAGAACGCTTTCGTCCTGCGTCAGGGCATCCGGCGAGAACACATCGGGGCAGTCGTGCTCATCTGCCTGCTCAGCGACGTGGCGCTCATCCTCGGCGGCACTGCTGGGGTGGGTGCGCTGGTCTCCCGATTCCCCCTGGTCCTGGACGTGTTCCGGTGGGCCGGCGCCGGGTACCTGCTGTGGTGGGCGGCGCGTTCTTTCCTTTCGGCGTTGCGCCCGCGCGTGCTGCAAGCGGACGCGCCTCGCTCACGGGGATCGGTCATCCTCACCACGTTGGCCCTGACCTGGCTCAACCCGCACGTCTACCTGGACACGGTGGTGCTGCTGGGCAGCCTGGCCAACCAGTACGGGACGGCGCGGTGGGTCTTTGCGGGCGGGGCTGTCTGCGGCAGCGCCCTCTGGTTCACCGCGCTGGGCTACGGGGCGCGCGCCCTGTCCGGAGTGCTCGACAACTCCCGCACGTGGCGGGTGATCGACGCGGTCATCGGGGTGGTCATGTTGCTGCTGGCGATCAACCTGCTGCGTGGGTGA
- a CDS encoding pentapeptide repeat-containing protein, whose protein sequence is MRPELQADCSRCVGLCCTALPFARSADFPEDKPGAVPCRNLDQEYRCTIHPRLRQEGWIGCTVFECFGAGQRVTQSLGGQQAWLSKRKQMYPLFPVMHQLHEMLWYLADPVVTTSSRAGVARDLAGHIDALAASAPEGLLALEVPAIRARVGSLLGAVSEETRTNVARRGVSTRRTRACRRLRPGADLVGADLSGVHLQGCSLRGALLLRARLHGAVLYRVDLLGADLRGAEVSGADLREALFLTQPQVNAATGDSTTRLPARLHRPRHWS, encoded by the coding sequence GTGCGCCCCGAGCTGCAGGCTGACTGCTCCCGCTGTGTCGGGTTGTGCTGCACGGCGCTGCCGTTCGCGCGCTCAGCTGACTTCCCCGAGGACAAGCCGGGGGCTGTACCGTGTCGCAACCTGGACCAGGAATATCGCTGCACCATCCACCCCCGGCTCCGACAAGAGGGCTGGATCGGTTGCACTGTTTTCGAATGCTTCGGCGCCGGACAGCGGGTCACGCAGTCACTGGGCGGCCAGCAGGCTTGGCTATCGAAGCGAAAGCAGATGTACCCGCTCTTCCCGGTGATGCACCAACTGCACGAAATGCTCTGGTACCTGGCTGATCCCGTCGTCACCACGTCGAGCCGGGCAGGGGTGGCTCGAGACCTGGCAGGCCACATCGACGCCCTTGCCGCCAGCGCCCCCGAGGGCTTGCTTGCACTCGAGGTGCCGGCCATCCGGGCCCGGGTCGGTTCTCTGCTGGGCGCCGTCAGCGAAGAAACACGTACAAACGTCGCCCGTCGGGGTGTCTCCACCCGCCGTACCCGCGCCTGCCGCAGGCTGCGCCCCGGCGCTGACCTTGTCGGGGCTGACTTGAGCGGCGTTCACCTGCAGGGCTGCTCACTCCGTGGCGCGCTGCTGCTCAGGGCGCGACTACACGGCGCCGTGCTGTACCGAGTGGATCTGCTCGGAGCTGATCTGCGCGGCGCCGAGGTGAGCGGCGCCGACCTGCGAGAGGCCCTGTTCCTGACCCAACCTCAGGTCAACGCCGCGACCGGTGACTCGACGACACGGCTACCCGCCCGCCTGCACCGGCCGCGCCATTGGTCCTGA